A region from the Streptomyces lydicus genome encodes:
- a CDS encoding cobalt-precorrin-5B (C(1))-methyltransferase, which produces MAEAQPQGTGHTGTGRTGPQGTGKAAGGRSAQLAHTGLRHGWTTGACATAASTAAYTALLSGEFPDPVAITLPKGQTPSFALAVEELTVAGAAPGRTAAMAGVVKDAGDDPDVTHGALVRATVRALPPGSGVVFKAGPGVGTVTRPGLPLDVGEPAVNPVPRQMMREHLAEVAARYGGPGAAADVEVEISVDHGEEIARSTWNPRLGILGGLSILGTTGIVVPYSCSAWIDSIRRGVDVARAAGRRHVAGCTGSTSEKVAVALHHLPEDALLDMGDFAGAVLKYIRRHPVERLTICGGFAKLSKLAAGHLDLHSARSQVDKGFLAELARRGGADEALAQAVAEANTGLAALQLCAAAGVPLGDLVAATARDESLAVLRGAPVAVDVICIDRAGMVVGRAEPRGPGDVRQ; this is translated from the coding sequence GTGGCTGAAGCGCAACCGCAGGGTACGGGGCATACGGGTACGGGCCGTACCGGGCCGCAGGGTACGGGCAAGGCCGCGGGCGGGCGCAGCGCGCAGCTCGCGCACACCGGGCTGCGGCACGGCTGGACGACCGGGGCCTGTGCGACGGCGGCGAGCACGGCCGCGTACACGGCGCTGCTGAGCGGCGAGTTTCCCGACCCGGTGGCGATCACCCTGCCGAAGGGGCAGACGCCGTCCTTCGCGCTGGCGGTGGAGGAGCTGACAGTGGCGGGGGCGGCGCCGGGGCGTACCGCCGCCATGGCGGGGGTGGTGAAGGACGCGGGCGACGACCCCGACGTGACCCACGGGGCGCTCGTGCGGGCCACCGTGCGGGCGCTGCCGCCCGGGTCGGGGGTCGTGTTCAAGGCCGGGCCCGGGGTCGGGACGGTGACCCGGCCCGGGCTGCCGCTGGATGTCGGCGAGCCGGCGGTCAATCCCGTACCGCGGCAGATGATGCGGGAGCATCTGGCCGAGGTCGCGGCGCGATACGGCGGTCCGGGGGCGGCGGCCGACGTCGAGGTGGAGATCTCCGTCGATCACGGGGAGGAGATCGCCCGCAGCACCTGGAATCCGCGGCTGGGGATCCTGGGCGGGCTGTCGATCCTGGGGACCACCGGGATCGTGGTGCCGTACTCCTGCTCGGCCTGGATCGACTCCATCCGGCGCGGTGTGGACGTGGCGCGGGCGGCGGGGCGGCGGCATGTGGCCGGGTGTACGGGATCGACGTCGGAGAAGGTCGCGGTCGCCCTGCACCACCTGCCCGAGGACGCGCTGCTGGACATGGGGGACTTCGCGGGGGCGGTGCTGAAGTACATCCGGCGCCATCCCGTGGAGCGGCTGACCATCTGCGGCGGGTTCGCCAAGCTGTCGAAGCTGGCGGCCGGGCATCTGGATCTGCACTCCGCGCGGTCCCAGGTCGACAAGGGGTTCCTGGCGGAACTCGCCCGGCGGGGCGGGGCGGACGAAGCACTGGCGCAGGCGGTGGCCGAGGCCAACACGGGCCTGGCGGCGCTGCAGTTGTGCGCCGCGGCGGGCGTCCCGCTGGGGGATCTGGTGGCGGCGACGGCGCGGGACGAGTCGCTGGCCGTGCTGCGGGGGGCGCCCGTCGCGGTCGATGTCATCTGCATCGACCGGGCGGGCATGGTGGTGGGGCGGGCGGAGCCGCGGGGACCGGGGGACGTCCGTCAGTGA
- a CDS encoding cobalt-precorrin-6A reductase has product MPDAARPPRHVLILGGTTEARRLAAALAAEPALRVTTSLAGRVAAPRLPAGEVRIGGFGGPEGQARWLREHAVDALIDATHPFADTISHNAAVAAATAHVPLLALRRPGWVPGPGDSWHQVTSLDEAAAALPALGTRIFLTTGRMGLAHFAHLTDLWFLVRSVDAPEPPHPPRMTTLLDRGPFTLDGERQLLRDHRIDVLVTKDSGAAATAAKLTAAREAGLPVVVVRRPAVPEQVPVAADPDEAVQWLRRLFSEANSH; this is encoded by the coding sequence ATGCCCGACGCAGCCCGCCCGCCACGCCACGTACTGATCCTCGGCGGTACGACGGAGGCCCGCCGCCTGGCCGCCGCCCTGGCCGCGGAGCCGGCCCTGCGTGTGACGACCTCGCTCGCCGGCCGGGTCGCCGCGCCGCGGCTGCCCGCCGGGGAGGTCCGCATCGGCGGGTTCGGCGGCCCCGAGGGCCAGGCCCGCTGGCTGCGGGAGCACGCGGTGGACGCGCTCATCGACGCCACCCATCCTTTCGCCGACACGATCAGTCACAACGCGGCCGTGGCCGCCGCCACCGCCCATGTTCCCCTGCTCGCCCTCCGCAGGCCCGGCTGGGTGCCGGGACCCGGCGACTCCTGGCACCAGGTCACCTCCCTGGACGAGGCCGCCGCCGCCCTCCCCGCCCTCGGCACCCGCATCTTCCTCACCACCGGCCGCATGGGCCTCGCCCACTTCGCCCACCTCACCGACCTCTGGTTCCTCGTCCGCTCGGTCGACGCCCCCGAGCCCCCGCACCCGCCCCGGATGACGACCCTCCTGGACCGCGGCCCGTTCACCCTGGACGGCGAACGGCAGCTCCTCCGGGACCACCGCATCGACGTCCTGGTGACGAAGGACAGCGGCGCCGCCGCGACCGCCGCCAAGCTGACGGCGGCGCGGGAGGCGGGGCTGCCCGTGGTGGTCGTACGACGCCCGGCCGTGCCGGAGCAGGTGCCGGTGGCGGCGGATCCGGACGAGGCCGTGCAATGGCTCCGGCGCCTTTTCAGCGAGGCCAATTCACACTGA
- a CDS encoding helix-turn-helix domain-containing protein — protein sequence MVEKNSEEYEGSARWVLACELQRLREESGKSLAQLSEETNYDRTYLHRLETGERLSKRPVMEALDRVYGTGELLVRLWGLARLDAFKDKYREFMRLEAKATILHTYASAIPGLLQTEDFARVVLSSVVAPISPDSIEEDVAARMGRQELLQRHRPPHVRVILDESALRRPVRDPAIWRGQLVRISEAAKSPHVTVQVLPFSAGVHSLMGGSLWLLWMADGGAVAYLEGNRSGELFEEPEEVGQYRLFYDRLRDEALSPSDSAAFIEQLVEDSRP from the coding sequence ATGGTCGAAAAGAATTCCGAGGAGTACGAGGGCTCGGCCCGCTGGGTCCTCGCCTGCGAACTCCAGCGGTTAAGGGAAGAGTCCGGCAAGTCACTGGCCCAGCTCTCCGAAGAGACCAACTACGACCGCACCTACCTGCACCGCCTGGAGACCGGCGAACGCCTCTCCAAGCGGCCGGTCATGGAGGCCCTGGACCGGGTCTACGGCACGGGCGAGCTGCTGGTGCGGTTGTGGGGGCTGGCGCGACTGGATGCCTTCAAGGACAAGTACCGGGAGTTCATGAGGCTTGAGGCGAAGGCGACGATCTTGCATACGTATGCGAGTGCCATCCCTGGATTGCTGCAGACCGAGGACTTCGCACGAGTGGTGCTGTCGTCGGTGGTCGCGCCCATAAGCCCCGACTCGATCGAGGAGGACGTTGCTGCCCGAATGGGCAGGCAGGAGTTGCTGCAGCGTCACCGGCCGCCGCATGTGCGCGTCATCCTCGATGAGTCGGCGCTGCGGCGACCGGTGCGCGACCCTGCCATCTGGCGTGGCCAGCTGGTACGGATTTCGGAGGCCGCCAAGTCGCCGCACGTGACCGTTCAGGTGCTTCCGTTCTCTGCTGGAGTGCATAGCCTGATGGGTGGTTCGCTCTGGCTCTTGTGGATGGCAGACGGTGGAGCTGTTGCCTACCTGGAAGGCAACAGGTCGGGCGAACTGTTCGAAGAGCCAGAAGAAGTTGGGCAATATCGCCTGTTCTACGATCGGCTCCGCGACGAGGCCCTCTCGCCGTCTGATTCAGCAGCGTTCATCGAGCAGTTGGTGGAGGACAGCAGACCATGA
- a CDS encoding DUF397 domain-containing protein has translation MKTASDLVEPVWRKSSYSDGGADNCVEVSDGFPGAVPVRDSKYPTGGVLLFPAEAWSAFIATVKAEHLS, from the coding sequence ATGAAGACAGCGAGCGACCTGGTCGAGCCCGTGTGGCGCAAGAGCAGCTACAGCGATGGCGGAGCCGACAACTGCGTCGAGGTTTCCGACGGTTTCCCTGGTGCCGTGCCGGTCCGTGACAGCAAGTACCCGACCGGTGGTGTGCTGCTGTTTCCGGCCGAGGCTTGGTCGGCGTTCATAGCCACCGTGAAGGCTGAGCATCTGAGCTGA
- a CDS encoding DUF397 domain-containing protein yields the protein MKRVLNPAAIAWRKSSYSDGGANNCVEVADGLPGAVPVRDSKTPTGGVLVFPAAVWSAFVAIVKAEHLS from the coding sequence GTGAAGAGGGTCCTGAACCCGGCCGCCATCGCGTGGCGTAAGAGCAGCTACAGCGACGGTGGAGCCAACAACTGCGTTGAGGTTGCAGACGGCCTCCCCGGGGCCGTCCCCGTACGCGACAGCAAGACCCCGACCGGTGGTGTGCTGGTCTTTCCGGCCGCTGTCTGGTCGGCGTTCGTAGCCATTGTGAAGGCTGAGCATCTGAGCTGA
- a CDS encoding DUF397 domain-containing protein: MKTVLDLTATVWRKSSYSDGGDNNCVEVSDSLRGAVPVRDSKNPTGGVLLFPTEAWSAFIGGVMADRLR, from the coding sequence ATGAAGACGGTCCTTGATCTGACTGCCACCGTGTGGCGTAAGAGCAGCTACAGCGACGGAGGAGACAACAACTGCGTCGAGGTCTCCGACAGCCTTCGCGGTGCCGTCCCCGTCCGTGACAGCAAGAACCCGACCGGTGGTGTGCTGCTGTTTCCGACCGAGGCCTGGTCGGCCTTCATAGGTGGCGTGATGGCTGACCGGCTCCGCTGA
- a CDS encoding DUF397 domain-containing protein yields the protein METILDLAGVAWRKSSYSDGGDGNCVEVSDGVPGAVPVRDSKNPTGGVLLFPAEAWSSFIATVKVNQLS from the coding sequence ATGGAGACGATTCTCGACCTGGCAGGTGTGGCTTGGCGCAAGAGCAGCTACAGCGATGGGGGTGACGGTAACTGCGTTGAGGTCTCCGACGGCGTCCCTGGCGCTGTCCCTGTCCGTGACAGCAAGAACCCGACCGGCGGCGTGCTGCTCTTCCCGGCTGAGGCGTGGTCATCGTTCATAGCCACAGTCAAGGTGAACCAATTGAGCTGA
- a CDS encoding DUF397 domain-containing protein — protein MKKVSNRAAIEWRKSSYSNGGDANCVEVCGGFPGVVPVRDSKDPTGGALLFPAAAWSAFIATVKGDAWTGERFSRR, from the coding sequence GTGAAGAAGGTCTCGAACCGGGCCGCCATCGAGTGGCGCAAGAGCAGCTACAGCAATGGCGGCGACGCCAACTGCGTCGAGGTCTGCGGAGGCTTCCCCGGCGTCGTCCCGGTCCGTGACAGCAAGGACCCGACCGGTGGTGCGCTGCTCTTCCCGGCCGCGGCCTGGTCGGCCTTCATCGCCACTGTGAAGGGGGACGCATGGACTGGGGAACGCTTCTCGCGACGTTGA
- a CDS encoding DUF397 domain-containing protein: MTTESPRWFKSSYSGNGGQCIEVAANIPGAVPVRDSKDPQGPALTFSANGWSSFVAAVKGEGFPA; the protein is encoded by the coding sequence GTGACGACCGAATCTCCCCGCTGGTTCAAGTCCTCCTACAGCGGCAACGGTGGCCAGTGCATCGAGGTCGCTGCCAACATCCCCGGCGCCGTCCCCGTGCGCGACAGCAAGGACCCGCAGGGCCCGGCGCTCACCTTCTCCGCGAACGGCTGGTCGTCGTTCGTCGCTGCCGTCAAGGGTGAGGGGTTCCCTGCCTGA
- a CDS encoding precorrin-2 C(20)-methyltransferase has translation MSVSEQQATGDGSVAATAGPGRLYGVGLGPGDPSLMTVRAVEVIAAADVIAYHSARHGRSIARSIAAAHLRPDHIEEALVYPVTTESTDHPGGYRGALDEFYESAAARLAAHLDAGRTVAVISEGDPLFYGSYQHMHKRLAHRYPTEVIPGVTSISAAAARLGKPLAEADEVLTILPGTLPEEELTARLASTDTAVVMKLGRTFPTVRRAMERSGRLPEAQYVERATMSGERTEKLADIDAETVPYFAVSVVPSRIADLPPATASPGACADAGSDSAATATAVETPASPTTDDGKASTSASASPALPGEVVVVGTGPAGPLWLTPESRGALAAAEDLVGYTTYLDRVPLRPGQRRHASDNKVESERAELALDLARRGRRVAVVSGGDPGVFAMATAVLEVASQDPYRAIPVRVLPGVTAANAAAARAGAPLGHDYAVISLSDRLKPWEVIAERLHAAASADLALALYNPGSRSRTWQVGKARELLLEHRAPDTPVILARDIGGPEESVRTVHLTDLDPTQVDMRTLLIVGSSQTQAVRRDDGTEVVWTPRRYPEG, from the coding sequence GTGAGCGTGAGCGAGCAGCAGGCAACCGGTGACGGCAGCGTCGCGGCGACGGCCGGCCCGGGCCGGCTCTACGGGGTCGGCCTCGGCCCCGGCGACCCGTCCCTCATGACGGTCCGGGCGGTCGAGGTCATCGCCGCCGCCGATGTCATCGCGTACCACAGCGCCCGGCACGGACGCTCGATCGCGCGCTCCATCGCCGCCGCGCACCTGCGCCCCGACCACATCGAGGAGGCGCTGGTCTACCCGGTCACCACCGAGTCGACCGACCACCCCGGCGGCTACCGGGGCGCGCTGGACGAGTTCTACGAGTCGGCGGCGGCCCGCCTCGCCGCCCACCTCGACGCCGGCCGCACCGTCGCCGTCATCTCCGAGGGCGACCCGCTCTTCTACGGCTCCTACCAGCACATGCACAAGCGGCTGGCGCACCGCTACCCGACCGAGGTCATCCCCGGCGTCACCTCCATCAGCGCCGCCGCGGCCCGCCTGGGCAAGCCGCTCGCCGAGGCCGACGAGGTCCTGACGATCCTCCCCGGCACGCTCCCGGAGGAGGAGTTGACCGCCCGCCTGGCCTCGACCGACACCGCCGTCGTCATGAAGCTCGGCCGTACCTTCCCCACCGTCCGCCGCGCCATGGAACGCTCCGGCCGCCTCCCCGAGGCCCAGTACGTCGAGCGCGCCACGATGTCCGGCGAGCGCACCGAGAAGCTGGCGGACATCGACGCCGAGACGGTCCCGTACTTCGCCGTCAGCGTCGTACCGAGCCGCATCGCGGATCTTCCGCCGGCGACGGCCTCGCCCGGTGCCTGTGCCGATGCCGGGTCCGATTCCGCTGCCACTGCCACTGCCGTTGAGACGCCCGCCTCCCCGACCACCGACGACGGGAAGGCGTCGACGTCGGCATCGGCATCCCCCGCCCTCCCCGGCGAAGTCGTGGTCGTCGGCACCGGCCCGGCCGGCCCCCTCTGGCTGACCCCCGAGTCCCGCGGTGCCCTCGCCGCCGCCGAAGACCTCGTCGGCTACACCACCTACCTCGACCGCGTCCCGCTGCGCCCCGGCCAGCGCCGCCACGCCTCCGACAACAAGGTCGAGTCCGAACGCGCCGAACTCGCCCTCGACCTGGCCCGCCGCGGCCGCCGGGTGGCCGTGGTCTCCGGCGGCGACCCCGGCGTCTTCGCCATGGCCACCGCCGTCCTGGAGGTCGCCTCCCAGGACCCGTACCGCGCGATCCCCGTACGGGTCCTCCCGGGCGTCACCGCCGCCAACGCCGCCGCCGCCCGCGCCGGCGCCCCACTGGGCCACGACTACGCGGTCATCTCCCTCTCCGACCGCCTCAAGCCCTGGGAAGTCATCGCCGAACGCCTGCACGCGGCAGCCTCCGCCGACCTGGCCCTCGCCCTCTACAACCCCGGCTCCCGCAGCCGCACCTGGCAGGTCGGCAAGGCCCGCGAACTCCTCCTGGAACACCGCGCCCCCGACACCCCGGTCATCCTCGCCCGCGACATCGGCGGCCCCGAGGAATCCGTCCGCACCGTCCACCTCACCGACCTCGACCCCACCCAGGTCGACATGCGGACGCTCCTGATCGTCGGCTCGTCCCAGACCCAGGCCGTACGGCGCGACGACGGCACGGAGGTCGTGTGGACGCCGCGGAGGTATCCGGAGGGGTGA
- a CDS encoding precorrin-8X methylmutase yields MNRPSPPAPDTPEARVTAFDYEKDGAAIYRQSFATIRAEAALDGLPADVSQVTVRMIHACGMVDLVRDLAFTPEVVARGRAALRAGAPILCDANMVASGVTRKRLPADNDVLCTLTDPAVPELAARTGTTRSAAALELWRDRMEGAVVAFGNAPTALFRFLEMIEEGAPRPAAVIGIPVGFIGAAESKDALIAHPSKLDHLVVRGRRGGSAMAAAAINAMASEEE; encoded by the coding sequence ATGAACCGCCCGAGCCCGCCCGCACCCGACACCCCCGAGGCCAGAGTGACCGCGTTCGACTACGAGAAGGACGGGGCGGCGATCTACCGCCAGTCCTTCGCCACCATCCGCGCCGAGGCGGCCCTCGACGGCCTGCCCGCCGACGTCAGCCAGGTCACGGTCCGCATGATCCACGCCTGCGGCATGGTCGACCTGGTACGCGATCTGGCCTTCACCCCCGAGGTGGTGGCCCGCGGCCGCGCGGCACTGCGCGCCGGCGCGCCGATCCTCTGCGACGCCAACATGGTCGCCAGCGGCGTCACCCGTAAGCGGCTCCCGGCGGACAACGACGTGCTGTGCACGCTCACCGACCCCGCGGTCCCCGAGCTGGCCGCCCGGACCGGGACCACCCGCAGCGCCGCGGCCCTGGAACTGTGGCGGGACCGGATGGAAGGCGCCGTGGTCGCGTTCGGCAACGCCCCCACCGCCCTCTTCCGGTTCCTCGAAATGATCGAGGAAGGCGCGCCCCGCCCGGCCGCCGTCATCGGCATACCCGTGGGCTTCATCGGCGCCGCCGAGTCCAAGGACGCGCTGATCGCCCACCCGTCGAAGCTGGACCACCTCGTGGTGCGCGGACGCCGTGGCGGCAGCGCCATGGCCGCGGCCGCGATCAACGCCATGGCAAGCGAGGAAGAGTGA
- the cobG gene encoding precorrin-3B synthase, which yields MPPSPSTRSQAAAPPRRDRGDACPGALRLHQAADGHLARIRLPAGDLTVRQATALADAADLLGDGHLSLTSRGNAELRGLAEDCGGHLAALLRDAGLLPSERHERIRNILASPLAGLDRHTPSDVRRWARELDALLCASESATALSGRFLFVLDDGRGDVAALGGDVSLLAESAGDGAGPAGSALLRVGDDPAALRIAGPDVPQAALTAAEAFLAAAAASGSGAWRVRELPDGHRLTARDVAGALRSAGIEAAYVAEAPISAPRTSPPYAPSYAPPYADSAAPGIVEGPDGDRALSVLAPLGRLTVAQWRLLTAIATDDGSGALRLTPWRGIVLPGLPAATAAGRLAKLTAAGLITDPASPWHRLGACTGRPGCAKSRTDVRADATAAVATGTTVPAEAPTGSPPLDAPVPPLSLPLTPMGVPVYWSGCERRCGHPHGTWVDVLATAEGYRVALVDPDTAPTAAPASARTAAPPAP from the coding sequence ATGCCGCCCTCCCCCTCGACACGGTCCCAGGCCGCCGCACCGCCGCGGCGCGACCGCGGTGACGCCTGCCCGGGAGCGCTGCGGCTGCACCAGGCCGCCGACGGCCACCTCGCCCGCATCCGGCTGCCCGCCGGAGATTTGACGGTGCGTCAGGCAACTGCGCTGGCCGACGCCGCGGACCTGCTCGGCGACGGTCACCTCTCCCTCACCTCCCGCGGCAACGCCGAACTCCGCGGCCTGGCGGAGGACTGTGGCGGCCACCTCGCCGCGCTGCTGCGCGACGCCGGCCTGCTGCCCTCCGAACGCCACGAACGCATCCGCAACATCCTCGCCTCGCCGCTGGCAGGACTGGACCGGCACACCCCTTCTGACGTGCGACGGTGGGCCCGTGAGCTGGACGCGCTGCTCTGCGCGAGCGAGTCCGCGACCGCCCTCTCCGGCCGTTTCCTGTTCGTTCTGGACGACGGGCGGGGCGATGTGGCGGCGCTCGGCGGGGATGTGAGCTTGCTCGCAGAATCGGCCGGGGACGGCGCCGGCCCGGCGGGCAGCGCCCTGCTGCGGGTCGGCGACGATCCGGCGGCGCTGCGGATCGCCGGCCCGGACGTACCGCAGGCCGCGCTCACCGCCGCCGAGGCCTTCCTGGCCGCCGCCGCGGCGAGCGGCAGCGGCGCCTGGCGGGTCCGTGAACTCCCGGACGGGCACCGGCTCACGGCCCGGGACGTGGCGGGGGCACTGCGCTCGGCGGGCATCGAGGCCGCATACGTGGCCGAAGCGCCCATATCCGCCCCCCGTACCTCTCCGCCGTACGCCCCGTCCTACGCCCCGCCGTACGCCGACTCCGCCGCCCCCGGCATCGTCGAGGGCCCCGACGGCGACCGGGCTCTCTCGGTCCTGGCCCCGCTGGGCCGGCTGACGGTGGCCCAGTGGCGGCTGCTGACCGCGATCGCGACCGATGACGGCTCCGGCGCCCTGCGCCTCACCCCCTGGCGCGGCATCGTCCTGCCCGGACTGCCGGCCGCCACGGCAGCGGGCCGGCTGGCGAAGCTCACCGCCGCCGGCCTGATCACCGACCCGGCCTCCCCCTGGCACCGCCTGGGCGCCTGTACGGGCCGCCCCGGCTGCGCCAAGTCCCGTACCGACGTACGCGCCGACGCCACGGCCGCCGTCGCCACCGGCACGACCGTCCCGGCCGAAGCACCCACCGGCTCCCCACCCTTGGACGCCCCCGTCCCACCCTTGAGCCTCCCCCTCACTCCCATGGGCGTCCCCGTCTACTGGTCCGGCTGCGAACGCCGCTGCGGGCACCCGCACGGCACCTGGGTCGACGTACTGGCGACGGCGGAGGGCTACCGGGTAGCACTGGTGGATCCGGACACCGCGCCAACCGCCGCACCAGCCTCCGCACGCACCGCGGCGCCCCCGGCCCCATGA